The Pseudomonadota bacterium genome segment GTCTCTGCACGGTCGGCCTGCCAGCCTTGCTTGACTTGGCGGAGCAGGTCGTTGAGGTTCTTGGGCTGGGCTTGCGCGCCGCCAGCGACCACCAGCCAGCTCGCCAGCCACAGGCCAGCGGCGCACTTGGCCATTGCAGTCGATTTCCACACGGCGGTTGATTTCCACACGGCGGTTGATTTCCAAGTTACTAGAGCCTTCACTTCGAATCCTCCTGGGGCGCGGGAACCGGCAGCCACAACAGATCGTTCGGCGCCTTCTCCTTACGTGCGATGCGTAGGCCTTCCTTTACGGCGTCGCGGTAGCGATTGGGCAGCTTCTCCCAGCGCCGCGTGGCCTGGTTCCAGGCACCGACTTCCTTGCCATCCAGGCTGCGGTAGAGCAGCGCCAGGCGCCCCACTCTCAGGAAGTCCACGGTACGTTTTTGGCCGTCCACCTCGATTGGGCCCTTGTAGTGCTCGATGGTGCGGCCGTAGTCGCTCTCGATTCGGTAGGCCCCCAGGATTTGGCGGTAGCGCTCCGAGTCCGAAACCGCGGAATTGCTCATGAGCGCCTTGAGGCGCTCGACACGCCCTTTGCGTTCCTCGGCCAGGAACGGTACGTCGAGCTTTCTCAGGTTGTCGAGGGCGTCGATCATCTTGAGCATCAGCGGAGTGAGTGCGCGCGAAAAGACCGTCGCGTTCTGGATCTGCCTGTCAAGCGACGCGAGCTCCTTCTCCTGGGAGCCGATCAACGTGTCAACTTGACGGTTGTAGACCTTGAGCGCGTCGATTTGCTCGAGCACCGACTGGTACTCGGCCGCGAGGCCGGTCCGCTGCTCATGGATCTTGTCGATGCGCTGCTGCGCCTTGGCACCTTCCGCATGCCGTTCCCGATCGGTCTTTACGACATCCTTCAGGCTCTCCGCGCCGGCATCTGCCGGGCCCATGAGGCCGACCATTGCCGACAGGAACGCGAACGCCTTGAGGCGTCGGGTCAAGACGCCATGGCCACCTCGATTTGGATCAAACCCGCCCAGCGGCGTTGCGCCGCCATCGGCTACCGGGAGCATTCTCGCGACCGCGCGCCCTGCTGGCTGGGCGCCTCGAAGCCGACTTGGCAACGCCATTCCGACCCGACGCCTGACCTTTGGCGCTTGTTGAACGCCTTGCATCATTACGATCCTCCTTCGAATACCGGGAGCATTCTCGCGACCGCGCGCCCTGCTGGCTGGGCGCCTCGAAACCGACTTGGCAACGCTATTCCGACCCGATGCCTTACGTCAGCTGACAAAGCGGCACAACCCACGTTTGTAGTTGAAATAGACACGCCTTCTTACTTGTTGGATCTCGCTTGTTGGATCCGCAGCGGCCGCCTCGACACCGGCTGGCGCGCCTGCGCGCACCAATTTCCCTCATCGGCTAATCACCAAAGAAGCAAAGGTTGGTCGGGTCGCGGTTCCGGCCAACCGGGCGAACGGCGTTGTCCACCGGGACGAGCGGCGAATCGTATTCCCACCCGTGCAAAAGTCAAGGGATACTCCCGACGGCTGGGCGCGGCAGGACCGGCCGGCACGGACAGCCGCCGCCTGCTGCTCCGCCAGGGCGTGCGCGGAAGGCCGGGCTTCGGCGTCACACTGAAGAAGCGGAAGCAATTCCAGTGGGTTGGGGCTGGGCTCGGCATAAGCGTCGGGTCGGGGTACGCGGTCACGTCGATTTCGATCCATCCCGCCCAGCGGTCTTGCGTCGCTTTCGAATGCGGGGAACTGTCGCGGCTTGTGCTCGGTGCGCGAAGCCGGCTATATCCCAACCAATTGCATGGACTTGCGCGGGGGCGGATACACCCGAGTCGATTGGGATCGTCCCCTGGATGGTCGTGACGACTCGGCGGACCTGTGGACGGCGGGGGAGGAAACCAGGAAGGTGCGCAGATGAGTAAGCCCGGCAGCGAAGCAGGCCTCGAGAACTTGATGCACGAATCCCGGGTGTTCCCGCCTCCGGCCACGCTGGCGGCCGGAGCTCACCTGAGCAGCGTGCGGGACTACGAACGGATGTGGAAGCGCTCCATCAACGACGGGAACGGCTTCTGGCTCGAGCAGGCGCAACGCTTGAGCTGGTTCAAGCAGCCCACGCGGGCGCTCGAATACCAGTGGGACAGCAAGGGCCGAGCCATCCGGCACACGTGGTTCGCCGATGGCGTGCTGAACGTCTCCCACAACTGCCTCGATCGTCATCTGGGCACTCCGGTCGAACACAAGACCGCGCTCCTTTGGCAGGGCGAAGCCGAAGACGCGGTTCGCCGCATCAGCTACGGCGAGCTTCACCGGGAGGTGTGCAAGTGCGCGAACGTACTCAAGTCGCTGGGCGCTGCCAAGGGCGACCGGATAGCAATCTACATGCCCATGGTTCCGGAGCTCGCGGTGGTGATGCTGGCCTGCGCCCGGATCGGCGCCCTGCACTCGGTTATCTTTGGCGGGTTCAGCTCCGAGGCCATCCGCGACCGGGTCAACGATTCCGACTGCAGCCTGCTCGTGACCGCCAACGCAGGCGTACGCGGCGGCAAGGTGATTCCGCTCAAACAGATCGCCGACAAGGCGCTGCAATCCACGCCGAGCATCAGGAACGTGCTCGTGGTGCGCGCCTGCGACGAGGCTTGCGGGATGAGCGCCGATCGCGACGTGTGGTACCACGAGGCCATGCAGGGGGCGGACCCCGCCTGCGAGCCAGCGCCGGTCGAAGCCGAGGCGCCGCTCTTCATCCTCTATACTTCGGGCTCCACGGGCAAGCCCAAGGGCGTGGTGCACAGCAGCGCAGGCTACCTGCTGCAAGCCAGTCTGACCCATCGCCTGGTGTTCGATATTCACGACGACGACGTGTACTGGTGCACGGCCGACATCGGTTGGGTGACCGGGCACAGCTACATTGTCTATGGACCGCTCGCAAATGGGGCCACTTCGCTGATGTTCGAAGGCGTACCCACCTATCCGGACGCCGGCCGCTTCTGGCACATCTGCGATAAGTTCGGCGTGACCGCCTTCTACACGGCACCCACAGCCATCCGGGCGCTGATGCGGCTGGGTACCGAATGGCCGCACAAGCACAAGCTCGAGAGCCTGCGCGTCCTGGGGACGGTGGGCGAGCCCATCAACCCGGAAGCTTGGATGTGGTACCACGAACAGGTCGGACGTGGCCGCTGCCCGATCGTCGACACCTGGTGGCAGACCGAGACCGGGGGCTTCATGATCACGCCGCTGCCGGGCGTGCACACCCTGAAGCCGGGCAGTGCGGGCCGCGCCTTCTTGGGCGTCGACCCGGTCATTTTGCGCGACGACGGCACGGAGTGTGCACCCAACGAGGGCGGCAAGCTGTGCATCCGCAGGCCCTGGCCGGGCATGATGCGCACGACCTGGGGCGATCACGACCGCTTCATCGACACATACTTTCAGGCCTTCGACAACGTCTACTTCACAGGCGACGGTTGCCGGAAAGACGAAGACGGCGACTACTGGCTGATGGGTCGCATCGATGACGTGGTCAACGTGTCGGGTCACCGGATTGGCACAGCAGAGGTAGAGTCGGCCCTGGTGAGCCATCCTCGGGTCGCCGAAGCTGCCGTCGTGCCGATTCCGCACGATATCAAGGGTCAAGCGCTCTACGCGTTCGTTACCCTCATCGAAGGCTCCAGCGAGAGTGCGGCGCTGCAAAAAGAGCTCGCTCTGCACGTTCGGCACGAAATCGGGCCCATCGCCGTGCCGGAGACGCTGCAGTTTGCACCCGGTTTGCCCAAGACTCGCTCCGGCAAGATCATGCGCCGGATTCTGCGTAAGATCGCGGAAAACGCCACGGAATCGCTCGGGGACACCACCACCCTGGCCGACCCCGGAGTGGTCGAGACCTTGGTCAAGGGGCGCGCAGTGGCAGGCTAGCGTCCTGGAACGGAAACTCCTCACATAATCTCGGCGGTCCTTGACGCCGATCGAACCCGCGACCGCCCTTCGCGGCCGCTTATCGAGACGTTTGTTGAGCAGGTGCTGCCGGCCAGAAATACGTCGTGGCTAGATTCCATTGGGAGCAAAGCGCCGAATCCGCGCCTGGGTGCTCAAGAATCTTCGCTGTCTGTCGATCCTTGGGGATGAAGGAGCCCCCCCATGAATCCGACGCTCCCGAATCGCTTCAGTAGTCTTGCCCGCTGGACCTTTTGCACCCTCGCCGCTTCCCTCCTCGTGTGCCCGGAGGCGCTTGCGATGCCGGCTCGACAGGCCGCTTCCCCGGACGGTCTTGGCAGCCAACACATCGTTTTTCTCGCACTGTTCGCGCTGATCGCCGGCCACCAGCTCGTACAGGCCGCACAGGACGGCAGCGAGTAGGGGCGTGGCCGGTCTCGGCGTTACGTTTGGACGTACCCTGTTCGACCGCGGATCGGCCGTCATCACGGTCACCTCGATCGAATCGGGCTCGAGTTCGGCGACGGCACGGGTCAACCGGTTTCAGTCGGCCTGAAACCCAGCCTCACGGTGTGACCCATCGCAAAAGGGCCTGTTCTTGGACTCTCCGCAGCGGCACAGCGCGGCCTTGGTGCCCTTCCACGCCACGCGCCCGCTGCCCGCGATGATCGAGAAATTGCCCTGAAGCAGCAGGGGCCCGCCGAGCGCCCGTCGCACCTGGAGCCTGCCGCCCGTGCTAGTGGCAGCCTCACCCCGCTCACCGACAGCACCGCAGTCGCGGAATCCCTTGGCCTCGTGCGCGTTATCGCAGAACGGCTTGTTCCGAGAGGCGCCGCAGCGGCACAGCGCCGCGCGAAAACGCACCCCCGGCATGCCGGCCTGAGCACCATCGATGTCTAGATCGCCGCGCAGGTACAGTGGGCCGTGAGCCGACACCACGACCACGTTTTCCTGGTCGCTGTGCTCGCTCGTTCCGCCGTCCTTGCGAATATAGGTAAGCGCTCCGGTAGGACAGCGTTCGGTCACTTCCACGACCTCGTCGGCCTTTACGAGGTCCGGCTGGCACCACGGCTTTCGGCCGCCGACGAAGAGCTCGCCCTGGGCCCGACCGCACTCGCCGATGTGAATGCAAAGGCGAGCGTCCCAGTGCACGTCCACATCGTCGCTACAAAACTTGCTGATAGGGTCGTCGCTAGCCACGTTGTCCTCCTACGAGCTGCAACAGTCTCAGCATTGGGTCGAGGCTTCAAGCAGAAAGGAAACGCCAGGGCCGGAGGCGCCGCTGGGTGTGGCGAGCCCGAAGCTGCCGCTTCCAGCTAGTACTCGCTGCGCGAGCGCGCGGCGCAACCGCGCCTCCTTCCTTTGCTGAACGGGCGGCAGAACGCCGGTGGCTGGGCTGACCTGCGAGGCCCGTGCCCCACCGGCAGATTCCTGGTAGCGTAGCCGCGTGAGCGACCGGGCGGGCAC includes the following:
- the acs gene encoding acetate--CoA ligase; this translates as MSKPGSEAGLENLMHESRVFPPPATLAAGAHLSSVRDYERMWKRSINDGNGFWLEQAQRLSWFKQPTRALEYQWDSKGRAIRHTWFADGVLNVSHNCLDRHLGTPVEHKTALLWQGEAEDAVRRISYGELHREVCKCANVLKSLGAAKGDRIAIYMPMVPELAVVMLACARIGALHSVIFGGFSSEAIRDRVNDSDCSLLVTANAGVRGGKVIPLKQIADKALQSTPSIRNVLVVRACDEACGMSADRDVWYHEAMQGADPACEPAPVEAEAPLFILYTSGSTGKPKGVVHSSAGYLLQASLTHRLVFDIHDDDVYWCTADIGWVTGHSYIVYGPLANGATSLMFEGVPTYPDAGRFWHICDKFGVTAFYTAPTAIRALMRLGTEWPHKHKLESLRVLGTVGEPINPEAWMWYHEQVGRGRCPIVDTWWQTETGGFMITPLPGVHTLKPGSAGRAFLGVDPVILRDDGTECAPNEGGKLCIRRPWPGMMRTTWGDHDRFIDTYFQAFDNVYFTGDGCRKDEDGDYWLMGRIDDVVNVSGHRIGTAEVESALVSHPRVAEAAVVPIPHDIKGQALYAFVTLIEGSSESAALQKELALHVRHEIGPIAVPETLQFAPGLPKTRSGKIMRRILRKIAENATESLGDTTTLADPGVVETLVKGRAVAG
- a CDS encoding DUF3450 domain-containing protein, with the translated sequence MTRRLKAFAFLSAMVGLMGPADAGAESLKDVVKTDRERHAEGAKAQQRIDKIHEQRTGLAAEYQSVLEQIDALKVYNRQVDTLIGSQEKELASLDRQIQNATVFSRALTPLMLKMIDALDNLRKLDVPFLAEERKGRVERLKALMSNSAVSDSERYRQILGAYRIESDYGRTIEHYKGPIEVDGQKRTVDFLRVGRLALLYRSLDGKEVGAWNQATRRWEKLPNRYRDAVKEGLRIARKEKAPNDLLWLPVPAPQEDSK
- a CDS encoding CDGSH iron-sulfur domain-containing protein — translated: MASDDPISKFCSDDVDVHWDARLCIHIGECGRAQGELFVGGRKPWCQPDLVKADEVVEVTERCPTGALTYIRKDGGTSEHSDQENVVVVSAHGPLYLRGDLDIDGAQAGMPGVRFRAALCRCGASRNKPFCDNAHEAKGFRDCGAVGERGEAATSTGGRLQVRRALGGPLLLQGNFSIIAGSGRVAWKGTKAALCRCGESKNRPFCDGSHREAGFQAD